From the genome of Solanum dulcamara chromosome 12, daSolDulc1.2, whole genome shotgun sequence:
GGGCTCATAAAGGTGCCCAAGATCAAACACgtaataacttatttaatttatatatttacataAATATAGCATATCGGCTAAAATGCAAATAAATGCAAATtctacaagacaagaacaataccAATAGCAAAATAAAGTGATAATCAAAAGGCAATACCAATACAACTATACTGGCACGCCTAGATGGTCACAGGCCAAGACAAAATTCAATACCAATACAACTATACTGGCACGCCTAGATGGTCACAGGCCAAGACAAAATTCTACCCctgctagccttctaccctaatacgcgatctccactcctttctagctaaggtcatgtcctcgatgacATGAAGTTGTGCCATATCCTGTCAATCACCTTTCCCCAATACTTTTTtgatctacccctacccctccgtGAAACCCCTAAATCCAACCGCTCGCACCTCCTAAATGGGGTGTCGACACACCTCCTCTGCACAtgctcaaaccatctcagtctcactTCTCTCATCTTGGCTGCCACAGAGGCCACTCTCACTTTCTCCCGAATAACATCGAtcctaatcttatcactcctagtatGACCACATATCCATatcaacatcctcatctccgcaacatgcatcttctgaacatgagagttctcgACTCGCCAGCACTCCGCACCATATAACAACGATGGCCTAACCACCATTCtttagaacttacctttttaagtttaggtggtaccttcttatcacacaggactccagaggcaagcctccaCTTCGTCCATGCTGCCCAAATGCGATGCACGACATCATCgtcgatgtccccactactctggatgacggatccaagatatttaaagctttctctCTTGGGGATAGGTTGAGTGGCAAACCTTATTTCCATGCCCTCTTCATCCATCGCAacactgaatttgcactccaCGTACTTTGTCTTGGTCCTGCTCCAtttgaaccctttggactccgTAGTTTATCTCCAAACCTCCATCATATCATTAACTTTGTTCCGAATCTCATCAATCAACACGGTGTCGtccgcaaatagcatacaccatggaacctccttCTAAATAGATCAtgtcagctcatccatcaccaaggcaaaaagaaaaggacaaCACAAATCCCTGATGTAGTCCCATCTCAAtaggaaagtgctctgagtcacctCCCACCGTCCTAACCCGAGTCTTGGCTCCACCATACATATCCTTTATCACCCTAATATACACCATTGGAATcactttagcctccaaacacctCCAGAAAACATCCCTCGGAATGTTGTCATAAGCCTTTTTTCaagatcaatgaacaccatatgaagATCCCTCTTTTTCCCCTAAATTTTTCCACCTGTCTCCGCATAAGATGGATTTCTTCAATAGTTGATCGCCCCAGCATGAATCCGAACTGATTCTCTGAAATTGAcactcctctcctcaccctcatctccaccacccTCTCCCATATCTTCATAATGTGCCTTAACAATTTGATACCACtgtaattattacagttttgAATATCatccttgttcttgtacaatgaaACCAcagtactccacctccattcatgTAGTAAAATTTGCTTGGTTGTGTCAACATTTTCTATATATTAGACCTACTATTGTTCTAGAATAATGGGAGAGACCCCAATAACAACTTATTTAAATTCTGAAATACGCAAATTTTACCAGGTAccagattttcaaaaataaactagaaaacaaaaagtaaaaaaaattatatataaaatatccGAAACCACATAATTCACTGTGTACCTGAGGTTTGTATCtagttttttttaacaaaaggaTGGAGGACATTCTTGTATTGAGGATGATCCCAATCTAAAGTTTTCCATGATTTTTCACCCATTCTGATAAATTCAAGATCTGGAGGAGCTGATGGCTACCCATTTCGAAGAGGAAGAGTAAATGGAAGTCTTTCCAGCTTGTGACATAATGAAATTGTTATACGCTGAATAGAACCACAAGTCATTCTTCCCTTGTATATGCTCTTGAGTATTGGCAAAGCATGTAAATAAAGAATCTGCAACTTTGGTAAAACAACCTCATCGTTGATGTTGTTGCTTCGATTATAAGAAATGATAGCTGATGATGAGGCAGAGCTCGCGTACTGGTtaacttgttcttcttcatcatctgTTATTATCTCTTCCATTTCCTCGCAAATCCTTACAGTAATTTCTGTGAGATTTTGGAGGTATTGCAGCAGCCACCTAGGGATTAACTCCTTCATTTTATCACAAAACGAAACTTCAAGGCACCGGAGATGGGAAAAGGTTCCAACGGTAGGCAAAGCTTCTCCTAATTCCAACTTACAAAGACCACTGAATTCTTTTAAGCAATGCAAAACCAATCTCTCAAGAGTTTCGAGTGTGTTGCAAGTAGACATGAGTCCCTGATGTCCCGTTGAGCTACAATTCGATAACCTAAGTAGGCACTCTATACCATTGCATCGTCCAATTTTAATTACTCAAGTCTTTGGACTGAATCAGAGATGGAATAGCATCAAACAAGCTATTGCCCAACGTGCGAAAATCACATTCTGAAATAAGTAACTCCTGAATGTTTACCGGTAGAAGAGTCACAACTcgcccttcttcttcttcttctatctgGTCATAGCGTAGCATCTCTATGCTGTCTCCAGTGAGAACAAGACGCGAAAGATGATCACTCTCCAAAATTGGATCTGAAGAACTTTTCGGATCTAAAGCAATTACAAAGGAACTCGGCTTCCCACAAGGCTGTTGATATTTGACCAATCTATTAAAACTACAAACATCAATAAACTTCCCATGAAATACATCTAGTTGTCTCATCCCAAGTAATTCTTCTACTTGTACAACAAAAGGAATCGAGAGGAATTGAAGATTAGAGAGCTTAGCTAAAATATCTTCATCAGGTTTCTTATATAGTGTCTTTGAAACGCTTTCATCTCTAGTCATGTCCAAGCATCTCAAATTAACCAAACTTTCTAAACCTTGAGGCACTTCCTGGATAATTGTGTGGAAAAGGTCCAACTCAATGAGGTTCTTGAGATTGTTCAATGGTGTCACAAATCTAAGTCCATAACAACGTCGTAGCAGCAATGCAGAGAGACTTACTAGATTTGACACGGAACTAGGCTGCTGATGTATTGCGGTGTAGCTAAAATCCAAAACACGTAGACCAGGCATCTGCACGAAAAAGGTATCTACAACTTGACTCAAACTACAATTTCCTTGCAATAACAAAGTTGTAAGTCTCGGACATATAGAGGATAAAGGCTGTGAAATTTTGCTTATATCATTATTCATCAAAGAAACCTTGTCCAAGTCCTCCGACCATTCTTGCTCCCCTGGTATTTCACACAATTGTGCTCCTGCTCTCACCatcaaattaatttcatctcTCGTAATTCGCAATGCCATTTCTCTCACCAAATCATGCATCCTCACACATCGAGATCCATTACCATTCACGACACTTTCTAGTAAGCACGCCCTTTCCAATTTTCTCAATACTGCATAACCTTGGTCAAGTTCTGCTTTCCTACTGTTCCTTTTGACAAGCAACTCTTCCACAATGAGAAGGCGAACCAATTCATCTCTCCTAATTTTGTAGTCTTCAGGGTATAAGCAACAATAAAGAAAACACTTTTGTAGTCTTGGATCTCTCAAACGGTTATAACTACACTGAAGAATTGGAAACACCTCATTGTTCATATTCTCCATTTGCATACAAGAGTCTGAATTCTTCAAACGTGTCCCTCCACTCAAAAACATCGTTAACTCTTCTCATACTTGCAGCCGTAGTTATTATTCCGAGTGATAATCCATCACATTTCTTTGTCATTTTCTTTGCTATTTCTTCTATTTCCATTGAAAGATCTCCCCATTGACGACCAAGTGTCTTCACGAATAATTCCCATGATTCAGTCATTGAAAGAGTTGCtacttttactttcttttggcaGCCAATCTTATCACACACCTCAGACGATCGACTAGTTATGATTAGCTTACCTCCACCAATTTCCAGTGGAATTCCCACTTTTGTTACATCAAAAATGTTCCATACATCATCCAATATAAACACAAAGCATTTCTTCCTCTTCAAACTCTGGAACAATTTTGCTGTCCTCTTCTTGTCATCATCCTCACTCGAAAGGTCTAGACCGATAGTGCTAGCAATGTTGTTTTGAATTTTAGTAATGCTAAAATCTTGTGATACAGTAATCCAATAAACATTACCAAAGAATCTTGATTCTTTGAGGAGATGGTCATGTATATGCATTGCAAGAGTGGTTTTCCCCATACCTCTCATACCATAAATGCCAATACTTGAAACTTCATTCAACGACGTTAACACCTTTCTTAGAATCTTCATAAATGCTTGACCTTTCAAGTTTATCGTCACCAATGGTTGCATCTTCTCTTCATTAAAATGAAGCAAAGTTCCTTCAGTAAATTTACCTTGGTCTAGGAGATCTTCCAATTCTTTATGAATTGTATCAGCACGATTTGACAACCCTATGCGCGATAGGCCTGTTGTACTTCTTGCTCAAAGCATTCAAACTTATGTTCTAGCTTTTGTACACTACTAAGCCAATTTTCAACCTCAGTCTTATGTCTTTTACTCGAATGTAGTTCTGCATCTTTTACTTCAGCTGTGACATCCTTCCTTCGACTGATCAACacttccatctttctttttatggTTTCTAGTTTTTCCTCAAGTCCCACGTACGGATCCCATACTTTTTCCTTGAGGATTCATAATGCCTCAATCACCATGATACTAACAAAACAAAGCCagagaaagaaaagagagaacTTGTTAGTCCTTCAACCTTAAGGTGATAGAAATTGGTAAATTACTGAATTTGTCTACAATATTAGATCTATTGGAGCTTAAAATAGATCAAAATTTATGGAGAAAGAGCTTAAGTATAATCTCTTTAACACAGACACCGAGGCGGAGCTAGTATAGTAGTTACAAGTCGATAGAACCTAGTAATTTTTGCTCAAATCCTATATTTGGCTCATCTACTATCTGCAAATAATATAGTCAGAACTTGATAAGAAAAAAATGCAAATAATATAGTCAGAACTTGATAAGAAAAAAAGTACTATGGTTCAAAATCCATAACATAACAATCCTGGCTTTAACTCTGCACAGACATATATAGATATAGAGAAAAATAGCAAATATATGAGGAGATATAATAGGCCAAAAAGTTAAATGATTTACCAATCAAAAGTAGAAAAATCTTCCAGTAGACAACCACATATATGAGATCTTTAACTCAATACTATTTGGTCAAGGGGAAGTCAGGCTTAATAGACATAGAGGAGCTCTAGAACATTGAAAAAATCTCCTCAATTATTGTGCCCATACTAAATTGATATATTGAACTATAGGTCAACTCAATGTACATTAATTGTCTTATGTTAATTAAAGTCTTAGATAAAGCgtttaaatattaatttgttaaaaagaaagctGACATTTCACATAAAGAATACCATGAGGTACCAACTTTAAGATAGAAAACTAAAATCAACATTGTCAAGAGTGAATAATTTAAACAAGCTTCTTTCAAAGCATACTGCTTAactaggaaaaaaattaaagttggaGTGTGGCTTTAAAACTGCGAACACTAGGTACCGTACTACATAAAAGATATCACATTCGCTGATTATATGTATTCGCCTCAATAAACAGTACAATCTCAATGCGTATTCTAATTAAGGTTGAAGGAGTTTATTGAAGGGCTAAGGTTGAGAGcttaataaaatacatgtttCTGAATGCAAAAACTTGTGCTTGTGAGGATGATCGTCGAGCATGATCTTAAACAAAGGGCccaataattttaaaatgtccATACTCCTCTTACCTCAtcaatttttattcttttttatttctttaaaattatgatacttttttaaaaaaagaaaaatctattataataaatttacctgtaaaaaataaatattactttCAAGATGATAAAAAGGGGAGAAGTACTAATTCGCGATTAGGGTGTGCATCGGTCGGTTTGGTTCAATTTTAAGTATTATGAATTTGGTTTTCGATTTTTAAATACGCTAAACCGATAATCAAActaataagatatttgttatcgatTTTTGGTTTATCAGCTTTTAGTCTTTAACGGGGCGATTTTCGAtctaaccaataagaaaatgcttcaaaacaaatatatttcttctccaaCAATTTGACGCTGATACAGTCATATAACAAAACAAGCAAATCAGACGTTCTTGTTGTGAATACTCACAATTCACAACCCTAGCTGTCGCTAAACCCTTGCCATTGTCGATTAGCTACCGCCATTCTTAGTTCTTTAGATTTTGACGTTGTGAACCTAAAGTTCACACAATATTATGCTAATATACCATTCCAGAAATTTTGAAGCTGCTTTTAAGTAGAAATGGGTTCAAATAGATGGAGAACCTTGAACAAAACTAGTTGGGAGGGTGAACTAGTCGGATGGAATGCTTCACTAAAAATGTTCAACTTTTCCCTGCAAAGAATTTTTAAGATAAAATGCCTGATCTGGCTTTGCTGAGTTTTTTTTACTTACTCTAACATGCCAAAGTTGAGGGACAAATTTTGAAATCAAACATAGAAAACCAACACAACGGTTGCAGCAGCACATACAAAGAAGAGACAGTTTAACATACAAAAGTTGTAATTTTGAGCCCTCAGAATGGCCTCATAGTATATTGGATGTTCAAAGAAAGTTATCTCACTAGAATTTTTCAATAGCTACTCCATCTCTCAGAACCTCATAAGCCTCCCTACTTCGGGTTTTCTTCAACCCAGCTGTGAAATGGACCTTGGATTTTTCTGATGAGATGGCAGTAACTTTTACCCACACCATTACTTTTGTTTTCATTCCTTCAATCTCGACTAGCTTTCCTTTTTCCAGATATCCAGTAACAGCGGTAGAGAAGCGTAATACAGATGAATCCTTGTAACCAACTTCACATACAGAGGGTATATACACAGTGAGCTTCCGTGTCTCTTCATTAAACTCGTAATTGGTGGCATCTCGAGGAAAAATACCTACTGGAACATCATACTCCTTCAGAAGATCTGGCAATGGCTTTTGCATTTTTCCTACAAAACCAAGATTAAGCAGGGAAGATAAAGGTTATCATTTGTACCAAACGACATAATATAAAACTTGTTAATATAGCTAAAAATCCtcaagaaaatgaaaaagggACTTCCCAGTCAGAGAATAAAGAACTTGGAACCAGACAAGTTAGAAGGGAATAGTCTTCCAGTCCACAGCTAACTCCCAACAAAACATCACTAGAGAAAGATTTTGTAGACCATATTCAACCAATGTTCCTCCTTACAAACAAAAAGCTTCCTCACTGTGCCAGACGATTCCTCTCCAcccaaataaaaaagaaaaatagcaCACGTGAATAAACACAGATTCTTACAAGAAAATGTTTCCCCCTGGCACTCCTGATTTCTCATCAACCAATTCACTCAccattctctctttttttgagTGTGAGAAACTTTTTTTCACTCACCATTCTTAATACTCATAAACACTATTATAAGATATTCTTGGCAGCAACATAATGATTTTATTTTCCTGTCCTTGTCCTCCAACTGCCTTGGGGAAAGACAGGTGTGCTAGTGGTTCAGACAGCAAATTTTGAACATACAAGGGTGAGGTGGGGGTGGAAGAGCAAGCATGGTGAGTTATGCAGCGAGAACACAAACCTTTAAGCTTGTTCACTAGCCATTTTGTTCCTCCTTCAATACTACTCTGCAATGACTGATTATTGAAAGGGAAAAGATCAGTATGAAACAAAACGACTCAAACAGATATATAGAAATACCACACAGAGAAGTGACTAATGGGAACCAACTGCTCTTTGACAAACAACTCATACTTAGCAAATATCTACATTTCTTCCTAGGGAATAATAGTTCTAAATTGGTTTCAACTGATGTGCTAGAAAAGTGACATTATCAAGATTTTGCTGAATCATAAATTCTTTTGAATCTCTCCATCAATTATAGTCATTAGCTTCAGTGCAGCAGGACACTTAAGTGGATTTGGTTCCCATTTTCTCTTCTGAATAACTATTATAACATTATAATACTTTTAATCATACTATAATATAGAAGTTTATATTGGcttttttattttagaatttaaaaGTTTCTGTTGGCTTTTACCATCATCTTGAGGATAAAggtttttctctttcaattgtTCAACTCTTGCATTCACAGCAAATAGCTTCACTCTAGCATTCATCGGGCATGCCCAACTGTCAAGTTTATGCTCATGTGAAATAATAAAGGCAGAGAAGGTGTAATAAAGGTGGAGAAGATGCGTAGAAGGTTCCTTTATCTCCAAAGAATATACAgaattgtatttttctttaaaaacaaGCAAGTAAGTAGGGTTTGGACATTAACAGAGtgatatttggaaaaaaaatagtattggAAATTGAAGTTGCATTTGGACATGCATTTCACTTGaaaaaaagttgagagaaaaaattCACCTTCAGAAACTAACCACAAAAATCCTTCTAATCTATAACCAAAAACAAAgttcaatgaaaatatttttcaaaaaaaaaatggaaaaaaaccTCATGCCCTAAAGGGACATAATAAAGGCAACACGagatgcaattcatcaaaatcgAAGGCCAACCACACAAATAAGTCCACATGAGCCTTAGACCAGCAATGGCAAATCCAAATTTGTCTACTATCCAAGAACAATATAGGAAATACGAAAAAACTGGCAGAACAACAGCACAAGAGAGAAGATACTGCTCATCCAAAAAGTTGTGAATTTTAGCACATCAGTTACAAAATCTCGTTGTACCATGCCTTCACTAAAGCTTCTTGTATGTGGAAGTCTTATCCAAAAAATTAAATCTAGTAGCATTTCCTGGTTATCAATCCATTTTCCACAAAGAAGGGTCAcagagcaacaacaacaacatacccagtgaaatcccacaaagtggggtaTGGGGAGGGACGGAGGGTAGGGTGTGCGcggaccttaccactacctcttggagatagagaggttgtttccgaaagacgcTTGGCTCAAGTGtatcaaactcaagtaaaaGAGTTACAGTCAAAGAGACAATTTCCCAATGCATCTAAGTTGAAATACCAAGGTACAGATGAAAATGCAGTACATCTAAAATATATACCGAGAACCAATTTTCAAACGTCATCATTCTGTGAATAATCCTCAAAAAATGCCAACGGAAGTAAACCCCCATCCTATTAAATTAACTTCCATAATGTCACAAAAGTCATATTTATGCCATGTTTTAGTCATTCTGAATAGACACAacatagatcaaaatatcatatattgGCACCAATTGATAACCAAGCTGCAAAGGAATCAGCAAAATGGAATCTTCATATACACTATTTTATACTCCCCCCGTCCCGATTTATGcgactctctttcttttttgatcAGTCCCAAAAGAATGGAACCTTTCTACATATAATAACAATTTGACTTTAAACTTcttattttacccttaatgagatgatttatagCCTCACAAATAcctattgattattttttaccACAAGTTTCAAATGTCTTCCTTTAATTCTTAAACTTTGTGCCCAGTCAAACATCTTCATAACTAACGCCATAAAGTTAAAAAGAATATAGTTTCAAAATTAGTCCTTCAAGCCCAGATTATCAATTTACCACATCACATTTCCCTTTAATTTCTGAAATCTTTACATCATTTCCCATACTCTCTCTAAAAAGGAACAAATACTTAACTTCCACAAAATTAACTCACTTGAAACAAGGGATGATACATAgctttttcttttgatatggTAAACCCTAACCCCCAAACCCCCTCCCTTACAAACCAAAAGTGGTAATTCCCACTTTCTGTCCTTCATAATTAGAAGTCTATATCTGCCAGTTTCTTGGATGGAAGTGTAGGGCTCTCACCATAAGAGACAACTTTAAATGGAGTATTAGCAACTTGTGATCTCACCCACTATGTAGTTAATcaataagttatatatatttgtacagaGAAGGCACCAACTTCAAATACTACTTCGGACTCACTAACATAAAATAATGGATCCACATTTATTTAAAGAGAAAAAGTTCAAATTTACCCCTGAAGCATTCAATATGTCTTACACTCTCCCTCCGTTAACCTATTTCATCCATGAAAGCCCAAATtgttatctttcatttcaaatatgTATTTACTTGTAAAGGTTGTCCAACTTGGCTTACCATTTGCCACAGTTGAGCCACAACAATGTATCTAAATTTACCCTAAACTATCTACTTGGTTTATGTATACCCTTTGTATAATTTGAAGCATGCCCTGAACAGTTGAAAAGGTCCAAATATACCTCACGTGTctatctttcatctcaaatatGCCCCTTTCACTAAACAGTTTTATACCGTGGAAAAGTTGGTCTAATTTGGCAGACATAGTGAAAGACCAATCACAAATGTTACGGGTATATTTGGACTTCTCCCTTGTTTCCATCTTTGGAACTCAGTAATTAATGGACCCGCACCTCAATCCTTCAACACTCAAGTACAACACTTAATTCACCCTTCAGGATGTGCACCACCATCACACATCCTGGATTGTACTTACCTTTATCATTGAACAAAAACACTCAGGACTTAAAATCCACCTCTAGTAAGAAAGAGCTTACTCGGCAAATTTAGACTAAGGGAGGATATACATCCTAGCCGTTAACATAAAATTTGCAATCAAAAGCTGTAAAAGTTAATGCTTCCACAAACATGATTAAGAATTCCCAAAATTAGACCACAGTAAAAGCTCAAATAATCAGGATTTAAGAAAACACTAAAGTTGATTAATAACCGGTAACATTGAGAAATGGAAATTGTGGTCACACCCACTATCCTCAGCTTGAAACGCAGTATACCAAGTAGAAACCCTAGCTAGAAAGAGCAAAATTCAGTAAATTGAGGACAAAACTTCTTAATCATTCAGGTAAATTATGCAATTTATTGTTTCCACAAACATAAAGAAGAATCCCCAAAATTAGATCAtatgaaaattcaaataaaaatgataaggaAACCGAATGGGAGAGATAAAGGGCATACGTTAATGTCATCTCCGACGGAATTGATCTCCTTGTTGGCTCTTTTACCTA
Proteins encoded in this window:
- the LOC129877142 gene encoding uncharacterized protein At5g01610-like is translated as MDQILNKVGSYWIGKRANKEINSVGDDINSLQSSIEGGTKWLVNKLKGKMQKPLPDLLKEYDVPVGIFPRDATNYEFNEETRKLTVYIPSVCEVGYKDSSVLRFSTAVTGYLEKGKLVEIEGMKTKVMVWVKVTAISSEKSKVHFTAGLKKTRSREAYEVLRDGVAIEKF
- the LOC129875594 gene encoding LOW QUALITY PROTEIN: putative disease resistance protein At4g10780 (The sequence of the model RefSeq protein was modified relative to this genomic sequence to represent the inferred CDS: inserted 5 bases in 3 codons; substituted 2 bases at 2 genomic stop codons); the protein is MVIEALXILKEKVWDPYVGLEEKLETIKRKMEVLISRRKDVTAEVKDAELHSSKRHKTEVENWLSSVQKLEHKFECFEQEVQQAXSRIGLSNRADTIHKELEDLLDQGKFTEGTLLHFNEEKMQPLVTINLKGQAFMKILRKVLTSLNEVSSIGIYGMRGMGKTTLAMHIHDHLLKESRFFGNVYWITVSQDFSITKIQNNIASTIGLDLSSEDDDKKRTAKLFQSLKRKKCFVFILDDVWNIFDVTKVGIPLEIGGGKLIITSRSSEVCDKIGCQKKVKVATLSMTESWELFVKTLGRQWGDLSMEIEEIAKKMTKKCDGLSLGIITTAASMRRVNDVFEWRDTFEEFXDSCMQMENMNNEVFPILQCSYNRLRDPRLQKCFLYCCLYPEDYKIRRDELVRLLIVEELLVKRNSRKAELDQGYAVLRKLERACLLESVVNGNGSRCVRMHDLVREMALRITRDEINLMVRAGAQLCEIPGEQEWSEDLDKVSLMNNDISKISQPLSSICPRLTTLLLQGNCSLSQVVDTFFVQMPGLRVLDFSYTAIHQQPSSVSNLVSLSALLLRRCYGLRFVTPLNNLKNLIELDLFHTIIQEVPQGLESLVNLRCLDMTRDESVSKTLYKKPDEDILAKLSNLQFLSIPFVVQVEELLGMRQLDVFHGKFIDVCSFNRLVKYQQPCGKPSSFVIALDPKSSSDPILESDHLSRLVLTGDSIEMLRYDQIEEEEEGRVVTLLPVNIQELLISECDFRTLGNSLFDAIPSLIQSKDLXVIKIGRCNGIECLLRLSNCSSTGHQGLMSTCNTLETLERLVLHCLKEFSGLCKLELGEALPTVGTFSHLRCLEVSFCDKMKELIPRWLLQYLQNLTEITVRICEEMEEIITDDEEEQVNQYASSASSSAIISYNRSNNINDEVVLPKLQILYLHALPILKSIYKGRMTCGSIQRITISLCHKLERLPFTLPLRNGXPSAPPDLEFIRMGEKSWKTLDWDHPQYKNVLHPFVKKN